From one Desulfitibacter alkalitolerans DSM 16504 genomic stretch:
- the spoIIP gene encoding stage II sporulation protein P → MRNRLTVIAAVLLLFLTISFSPSGLNAGLIEELDFHSSAHEPFEIYNEDNELLSVMARVVQVGDELIAFDDKHYRIDRVEGRKAFAVYVGKHDIQPMKLSMVSSLPAQQEGEGNNVIAIYHTHSDESYVPSDGTESIPGSGGIFDVGEVFTQALEEQGFTVIHDLRAHEPRDAQAYNRSRRTAVELLKQGPSVLIDVHRDGIPDPEFYREKISGMHATQIRLVVGRQNQNMESNLDFAKHIKAAGNEIHPGIVREIFMAQGNYNQDLTPRAILIEVGTYTNTKEEAKAGAKLFAEIMPAVMGVTPGVPGPPDQGSDWRTVFWILVLTVIGVGGFLVISTGSWEGAVNKAKQFVTKEWANYIGFRKKNRTDNNDKQE, encoded by the coding sequence ATGAGAAATAGATTAACTGTAATTGCTGCCGTGTTATTACTATTTTTGACAATCAGCTTTAGCCCTTCAGGATTGAATGCTGGTTTGATTGAAGAATTAGACTTTCACTCCAGCGCACACGAACCCTTTGAAATCTATAATGAAGATAATGAATTATTATCAGTAATGGCAAGGGTTGTCCAAGTTGGTGATGAGCTTATTGCCTTTGATGATAAACATTATAGAATAGACAGGGTTGAAGGCAGAAAAGCTTTTGCAGTATACGTGGGCAAACATGATATACAACCCATGAAGCTATCAATGGTATCAAGCTTACCTGCTCAACAAGAAGGTGAAGGAAATAATGTAATTGCAATCTACCATACTCATAGTGATGAATCCTATGTTCCTTCTGATGGTACAGAAAGCATACCTGGGTCAGGCGGGATATTTGATGTAGGTGAAGTTTTTACCCAGGCTTTAGAAGAACAAGGATTTACAGTTATTCATGATTTAAGGGCACATGAGCCCCGTGATGCCCAGGCATATAACAGATCAAGGAGAACTGCAGTAGAGCTTCTAAAGCAGGGTCCATCTGTATTAATTGATGTCCACAGAGATGGAATTCCTGATCCCGAGTTTTATAGAGAAAAGATTTCTGGTATGCATGCAACCCAGATACGCCTGGTGGTAGGAAGACAAAATCAAAATATGGAAAGCAACCTGGACTTTGCAAAACATATAAAGGCTGCAGGAAATGAAATCCATCCAGGGATAGTTAGGGAAATTTTTATGGCCCAGGGCAATTACAATCAGGATTTAACCCCAAGAGCTATATTGATAGAGGTTGGTACTTACACAAACACGAAAGAGGAGGCAAAGGCGGGTGCAAAACTTTTTGCTGAAATAATGCCCGCAGTAATGGGAGTAACCCCAGGTGTCCCGGGACCACCAGATCAAGGAAGTGATTGGAGGACTGTCTTTTGGATACTGGTTCTAACTGTTATAGGAGTAGGAGGATTTCTGGTAATTAGTACTGGTAGCTGGGAGGGTGCCGTTAATAAGGCTAAACAGTTTGTCACTAAAGAATGGGCCAACTACATTGGTTTTAGGAAAAAGAATAGGACAGATAATAATGATAAGCAAGAATAA
- a CDS encoding YIEGIA family protein, translating to MEEYGVMLLLSVVLGTLGRIILLRTDYRQYPGYPHGYLTHISLGFIAAALGAVAIPALAEKEFTAVTFLALAAQQFREIRNMERDSLAKLEDGDIIRRGNDYIEGIAKVFEARNYLVMIISFGTSIVIFFTSWIVGLAVGVLLIYLATRLMQGQIIRDIAEVKPAKLHFQDSLLMVDDIVIMNLGLKASKEKILKEGLAVIIKPKDDNARATLHNPGQRQAIVHIAATVVGTKAEVGEQEWTPLARKNIDTGVIGLFILPNEPDMKALIKAVEMSPVLESSRRNILSTEAGKYASD from the coding sequence ATGGAAGAATACGGTGTAATGCTGTTGCTATCTGTTGTTCTTGGAACATTAGGAAGAATCATCTTATTAAGAACTGATTACAGACAGTACCCTGGATATCCCCATGGTTATTTAACCCATATTTCTCTGGGATTTATAGCGGCTGCCTTGGGGGCAGTAGCTATTCCTGCCCTGGCAGAAAAGGAGTTTACAGCTGTAACCTTTTTAGCACTAGCAGCGCAGCAATTTAGAGAAATTAGAAACATGGAAAGAGATTCTTTGGCAAAACTAGAGGATGGGGATATTATTAGAAGAGGCAATGACTATATAGAGGGGATAGCCAAGGTTTTTGAAGCTCGCAACTACCTTGTCATGATTATCTCCTTTGGAACAAGTATTGTAATATTTTTTACCAGCTGGATAGTTGGTTTAGCAGTGGGCGTATTATTAATCTATCTTGCAACCAGGTTAATGCAGGGACAAATAATTAGAGATATTGCAGAGGTAAAACCTGCCAAACTCCATTTTCAGGATTCTCTTTTAATGGTCGATGACATTGTAATCATGAATCTAGGCTTAAAGGCTTCCAAAGAGAAGATTTTAAAGGAGGGCTTGGCCGTAATAATAAAGCCAAAGGATGATAATGCAAGGGCCACACTACATAACCCCGGGCAAAGGCAGGCAATTGTGCACATTGCTGCAACTGTAGTTGGGACTAAAGCAGAAGTAGGGGAGCAGGAATGGACTCCATTAGCCAGAAAAAATATTGATACTGGCGTCATAGGCTTGTTTATACTACCCAACGAGCCGGACATGAAGGCTTTAATCAAAGCAGTTGAGATGTCACCTGTTCTAGAGAGTTCCAGAAGAAACATTCTTTCTACAGAGGCTGGCAAATATGCTTCTGATTAA
- the der gene encoding ribosome biogenesis GTPase Der → MPKPVIAIVGRPNVGKSTLFNRITGGRVAIVDDMPGVTRDRMYREGTWLNKPFTLIDTGGLEFEDEINSISSLVKMQVQVAIDEADLIIFVVDGKIGLTPDDHTIATMLRKSGKPIILAVNKIDNFSTFENYEFYTLGLGDPIAISAEHKINIGDLLDQIMKNLPHQPEEEFEEDIIKVAVVGKPNVGKSSLINKILGEDRVIVSSVPGTTRDAIDTLFEHDGQKYVLIDTAGMRRRAKIHNPTERYSVIRSLRAIDRSDVALILIDSQEGVTEQDKKIAGYVHEAGKSSIIVVNKWDLIKKDNTTMNEFDKSIREELGFMQYAPTAYISAFTGQRVMRLFELIRFVSEQANYRVPTPILNDFIRDIVAFTPPPTDKGNRLKILYVTQSSVKPPTFRLFVNNPELFHFSYKRHVENQLRKAFGFEGNPIRLDISKRGESQ, encoded by the coding sequence ATGCCTAAACCAGTAATTGCAATTGTAGGCAGGCCAAATGTTGGTAAGTCAACCTTATTTAATAGAATAACCGGAGGTAGAGTGGCTATTGTAGACGATATGCCGGGTGTAACCAGGGACAGAATGTACAGGGAAGGCACCTGGCTTAACAAGCCCTTTACATTAATAGATACAGGCGGCCTGGAATTTGAAGATGAGATTAATTCTATCAGCAGCCTGGTTAAAATGCAGGTGCAGGTCGCCATTGATGAAGCTGATCTAATAATCTTTGTTGTTGACGGTAAAATTGGCTTAACTCCTGACGACCACACCATTGCCACCATGCTGCGTAAATCAGGCAAACCGATTATCTTGGCTGTAAACAAAATAGACAATTTTTCCACCTTTGAAAACTATGAGTTTTATACTCTAGGCTTGGGAGATCCTATTGCCATTTCAGCTGAACATAAAATTAACATAGGAGACCTATTAGATCAGATTATGAAAAATCTTCCCCACCAACCTGAGGAGGAATTTGAGGAGGATATTATCAAAGTAGCTGTGGTGGGCAAGCCCAATGTTGGGAAATCTTCACTAATAAACAAAATACTTGGGGAAGATAGGGTTATTGTTAGCAGTGTTCCTGGAACTACTCGAGATGCTATTGATACTTTATTTGAGCATGATGGCCAAAAATATGTCTTAATAGATACTGCAGGAATGAGAAGGCGTGCAAAAATTCATAATCCTACTGAAAGATATAGTGTCATTAGATCTTTAAGGGCAATAGACAGGTCAGATGTAGCCCTAATACTCATAGATTCACAAGAGGGAGTTACTGAACAAGACAAAAAGATTGCTGGATATGTACACGAAGCTGGTAAGAGCTCCATTATAGTTGTTAACAAGTGGGACCTAATAAAAAAAGATAATACTACCATGAATGAATTTGATAAAAGCATACGTGAAGAGCTGGGCTTCATGCAATATGCACCAACAGCTTATATTTCAGCTTTTACTGGCCAAAGGGTTATGAGATTGTTTGAGCTAATCAGGTTTGTGTCTGAACAGGCTAATTACAGGGTTCCTACTCCCATACTTAATGACTTTATCAGGGACATAGTAGCTTTTACTCCCCCACCTACAGATAAAGGTAACAGATTAAAAATATTATATGTCACACAGAGTTCGGTTAAGCCACCTACATTCAGGCTTTTTGTTAACAACCCTGAACTATTTCATTTTTCATATAAAAGACATGTAGAAAACCAGTTAAGAAAAGC
- a CDS encoding DUF3189 family protein, producing the protein MKIVYHCYGGSHSSVTAAAIHLGYLASDKKPTPHTLMEIPFFDKQTDKDHGKFKFMGRDELGNEVYICGCRGLGKKVEKSLQGIAKIIDTPLDDIIYVDTLKGVNFLMRIGGFLSRRLRLVRLGRPIVLKGTVTAFNNFVNMVEEVKNKLQN; encoded by the coding sequence ATGAAGATAGTTTATCATTGCTATGGGGGCTCCCATTCATCTGTAACAGCAGCTGCAATTCATTTGGGATATTTAGCTAGTGACAAGAAACCCACTCCACACACACTTATGGAGATTCCATTTTTTGACAAACAAACAGATAAGGATCATGGAAAATTTAAATTTATGGGTAGGGATGAATTAGGTAATGAGGTCTATATTTGTGGCTGCCGCGGCCTAGGCAAAAAAGTGGAGAAAAGCTTACAGGGAATTGCTAAAATAATTGATACTCCACTAGATGACATAATTTACGTGGATACCTTGAAAGGTGTTAATTTCCTGATGCGTATAGGGGGGTTTTTATCACGGAGGCTTAGATTAGTCAGGCTTGGAAGGCCTATTGTTTTAAAGGGGACTGTAACCGCCTTTAATAATTTTGTTAATATGGTGGAAGAGGTAAAAAATAAATTGCAAAATTGA
- a CDS encoding DUF512 domain-containing protein, whose product MGQKKVYNSLIRDVKPNSIAEEINIQMGDRLKKINGKPLRDILDYYILTENDYILLEIEKENGQIWEIEIEKDFHEPLGISFKEECFDGLQKCQNNCIFCFLKGLPRGMRKSLYVKDDDYRHSFLHGNYITLTNVDWYDLKRIVDYKLAPLYISVHSTNPELRVRMLGNNKAADLNEKLKYLAEHGITMHTQIVLCPGLNDSKELDRTINDLSKLWPWVSSLAVVPVGLTKYNYLANEYLRQFNVQESNLVINKIKNWQNICLKKYNTRFVFPSDEFFIRANLEIPAEKEYEGYPQLENGVGLVRSFVNDFKYYFREKGQDGITMDRAYVIVTGEAAFPILDSLVKDFLPSDNVRVIQIKNSFFGYPVSVTGLLTGSDIIKGLKDIPLNNCILLISDVLLKKDHDIFLDNMTISELEKNLDLEIQIIPNSGSILAKTLTGGE is encoded by the coding sequence ATGGGTCAGAAAAAAGTATATAACTCTTTAATTCGAGATGTTAAGCCTAATTCCATTGCTGAAGAAATTAATATACAAATGGGAGATAGGCTTAAAAAAATAAATGGAAAACCATTAAGGGATATTCTTGATTATTATATACTAACAGAAAATGATTACATATTATTAGAAATTGAAAAGGAAAATGGCCAGATATGGGAAATAGAGATTGAAAAGGACTTTCATGAACCATTAGGCATCTCCTTTAAGGAAGAATGCTTTGATGGATTGCAGAAGTGCCAAAATAATTGTATATTTTGCTTTCTTAAAGGTCTGCCAAGGGGAATGCGCAAAAGCCTCTATGTAAAGGATGATGATTATAGACATTCTTTCCTTCACGGCAATTATATCACCCTAACAAATGTTGATTGGTATGACCTAAAAAGAATAGTTGATTACAAGCTTGCGCCCTTATATATCTCTGTACATTCCACAAACCCTGAGTTAAGGGTGAGAATGCTGGGTAATAATAAAGCAGCAGACCTTAATGAAAAGCTCAAATACCTGGCAGAACATGGCATTACAATGCATACACAAATTGTGTTGTGTCCTGGCTTAAATGACAGCAAAGAACTGGATCGTACCATCAATGACCTATCCAAATTATGGCCGTGGGTTTCATCTCTTGCAGTAGTTCCAGTAGGGCTAACAAAATATAATTATCTTGCAAATGAGTACCTTAGACAATTTAATGTCCAGGAAAGCAATTTAGTTATTAACAAAATAAAGAATTGGCAAAATATTTGTCTAAAAAAGTACAATACAAGGTTTGTTTTTCCCTCGGATGAATTTTTTATTAGAGCTAACCTGGAAATACCTGCAGAAAAGGAATATGAAGGCTATCCTCAGTTAGAAAATGGAGTTGGCCTTGTAAGAAGCTTTGTAAATGATTTTAAATATTATTTTAGGGAAAAGGGCCAAGATGGTATAACCATGGACAGAGCCTATGTTATAGTCACTGGGGAGGCGGCCTTTCCTATTCTTGACAGCCTGGTCAAAGACTTTTTACCATCTGATAATGTAAGGGTTATACAAATCAAGAACAGCTTTTTTGGATACCCTGTCTCAGTAACGGGTCTTTTGACAGGTAGTGACATTATTAAGGGGTTAAAAGATATTCCCTTGAACAATTGTATATTACTAATATCTGATGTTTTACTAAAAAAAGATCATGATATATTTTTAGATAATATGACAATAAGTGAGTTAGAGAAAAACCTTGATCTAGAAATACAAATCATACCTAATTCAGGAAGTATTCTTGCGAAAACATTAACAGGGGGTGAATAG
- a CDS encoding DUF3189 family protein, which yields MKIIYYCSTGRHTSIFMANLHLGNISLKKRYKGEDITSLKYFGGASIQEEPLFIGTDKDNNEIYTIGIPREKEIMIKLIESFLELKGKNPKDIQMIDADACTNPWIKLGIFLSVHTRFKGLAKQLVIKGFENYSSCFLTTAHS from the coding sequence ATGAAAATAATTTATTACTGTTCAACAGGACGACACACCTCAATTTTTATGGCAAATTTACATCTAGGTAATATTTCATTAAAGAAACGATATAAAGGCGAAGATATAACCAGCTTAAAATATTTTGGAGGAGCATCAATACAGGAGGAACCGTTATTTATTGGAACTGACAAGGATAACAACGAGATTTATACAATAGGCATACCCAGGGAAAAGGAAATAATGATAAAGCTAATTGAAAGCTTTTTAGAATTAAAAGGTAAGAATCCTAAGGATATTCAAATGATTGATGCCGACGCATGCACCAATCCCTGGATAAAACTAGGGATTTTTTTATCCGTACACACTAGATTTAAAGGTCTTGCCAAGCAGCTTGTAATCAAGGGATTTGAAAATTATTCCTCCTGCTTCTTGACTACTGCCCATAGTTAG
- a CDS encoding DUF1614 domain-containing protein: protein MERFPIGMILLMIVAVLIYFGLAQRILDRMRLTDKAALVIVAVIFLGSFINIPIPFANIEGSINVGGAIVPIGVAIYVLSRAGTSKEVVRTLFAIAATAGTVYFFNSYVLAADPWQTGRDIIDPLYIYPIVAGTIAYIVGRSRRGAFIAATLGVLILDIVNFSVLLATGIRGTVAVGGGGAFDVIVLSGLFAVLLAEVVGETLERIQGGPRTEGRSKELIKGLQDIESPAPARKPTEKDYDPLVMGGEEKDEK, encoded by the coding sequence TTGGAGAGATTTCCAATAGGTATGATACTTCTAATGATTGTGGCAGTCCTAATATATTTTGGATTGGCACAAAGGATACTTGATAGAATGAGGTTAACTGATAAAGCTGCTCTTGTTATTGTGGCTGTAATATTTCTGGGTAGTTTTATTAATATTCCCATACCCTTTGCTAATATTGAAGGGTCCATTAATGTTGGAGGTGCAATAGTACCTATAGGGGTAGCAATATATGTTTTATCCCGTGCAGGAACAAGCAAGGAGGTTGTTCGTACTCTATTTGCCATTGCAGCAACGGCAGGAACAGTATACTTTTTTAACAGCTATGTTTTGGCGGCTGACCCCTGGCAGACCGGCAGGGATATTATTGATCCCCTTTATATTTATCCAATAGTTGCAGGTACTATAGCTTACATTGTAGGAAGATCAAGAAGAGGGGCATTTATCGCTGCAACATTAGGAGTTTTAATACTGGATATAGTAAACTTTAGTGTCCTTCTTGCCACCGGTATTAGAGGAACAGTTGCAGTTGGAGGCGGAGGAGCCTTTGATGTGATAGTACTATCAGGTCTATTTGCAGTTTTATTAGCTGAGGTAGTTGGGGAAACCCTGGAAAGAATACAGGGAGGTCCACGCACAGAAGGAAGGTCCAAAGAGCTAATTAAGGGTCTTCAGGATATAGAAAGTCCAGCACCTGCAAGAAAACCTACTGAAAAAGATTATGACCCACTTGTAATGGGAGGTGAAGAAAAAGATGAGAAATAG
- a CDS encoding capping complex subunit for YIEGIA — protein MDAGVLIAIVTTNLDLVRGGGAPVFLARDEEELERLSLLMSRIFKAMVHDLENGVYLLYRQ, from the coding sequence ATGGATGCAGGGGTTTTGATAGCTATTGTTACAACAAACCTGGATTTGGTTAGGGGAGGGGGTGCTCCAGTTTTTCTGGCAAGAGATGAAGAGGAATTAGAAAGGCTATCTTTACTAATGAGCAGAATTTTTAAAGCAATGGTACATGATTTGGAAAATGGTGTTTACCTTTTATATAGACAATAA
- a CDS encoding dicarboxylate/amino acid:cation symporter encodes MRLATKILIGLVAGIIVGLFMQGAQDIAVTYIKPFGDLFIRLIMMIIVPLVLSTLIVGAASTGDLKKLGRMGGKTIAYYLTTTAIAVTIGIIFANIFKPGRGLTLPVDAEYAGREAPPILDVLLNVVPRNPVQAMADGSMLQIIVFALFVGIAISIVGQKAAPVKAFFEGFAEVMYKITGMVMQVAPYGVFALIVPVVAANGPAVLLPLGKVIGVMYLAAIVHVLIVYTAVIKGFSNLTLPEFYKGILPAQVIAFSTCSSGATLPATIKCTEENLKISKSTTSFVLPLGATINMDGSAIYQGVAALFVAQVYALDLTLGQQLTIVLTGTLASIGAAGVPGAGLIILTMVLASVGLPMEGIALIAGIDRILDMARTTVNITGDAAAAVFIDATEQKYDTPASNVDDKSLSI; translated from the coding sequence GTGCGTTTAGCAACAAAAATTTTAATTGGTCTTGTTGCAGGTATCATTGTTGGTTTATTTATGCAGGGGGCACAGGATATTGCAGTAACATACATTAAGCCCTTTGGCGACTTATTTATCCGTTTAATCATGATGATCATTGTTCCCTTGGTTTTATCTACATTAATAGTTGGTGCCGCTAGTACTGGTGATCTTAAGAAATTAGGAAGAATGGGCGGAAAAACCATTGCCTATTATCTTACCACCACAGCAATTGCAGTAACAATTGGTATTATTTTTGCAAACATATTTAAGCCAGGTAGAGGATTAACATTACCAGTAGATGCTGAGTATGCAGGCCGTGAGGCTCCCCCTATCTTGGATGTTTTATTAAATGTGGTTCCAAGAAACCCTGTGCAAGCAATGGCAGACGGTTCTATGCTGCAGATAATTGTATTTGCATTATTTGTTGGTATTGCAATCTCCATAGTAGGTCAAAAAGCTGCCCCTGTTAAGGCTTTTTTTGAAGGTTTCGCAGAGGTAATGTATAAGATTACTGGAATGGTTATGCAGGTAGCTCCCTACGGTGTATTTGCTCTTATAGTTCCGGTAGTAGCAGCCAATGGGCCTGCTGTTTTATTACCTTTAGGCAAGGTTATAGGAGTTATGTATTTAGCAGCTATAGTTCATGTACTGATAGTCTATACTGCAGTTATCAAAGGATTTTCCAATCTTACCCTGCCTGAGTTTTACAAGGGAATTCTACCTGCACAAGTTATTGCCTTTTCAACCTGCAGCAGTGGTGCTACTTTACCGGCTACTATTAAGTGTACTGAAGAAAATCTTAAAATATCTAAAAGTACAACAAGCTTTGTTCTCCCCTTGGGTGCTACAATTAATATGGATGGTTCAGCCATCTATCAGGGTGTGGCAGCACTATTTGTTGCTCAGGTGTATGCTTTAGATTTAACACTTGGTCAGCAGTTGACCATAGTCTTGACTGGAACATTAGCATCTATTGGTGCAGCAGGAGTTCCAGGTGCTGGATTGATTATTTTAACAATGGTATTGGCTTCAGTTGGTCTACCAATGGAAGGTATAGCCTTAATTGCTGGTATTGATAGAATTCTAGACATGGCTAGAACTACTGTCAATATTACAGGTGATGCTGCTGCTGCCGTATTCATTGATGCAACCGAACAAAAGTATGATACACCGGCGTCTAATGTTGATGATAAATCACTATCCATATAA